Proteins encoded in a region of the Globicephala melas chromosome 1, mGloMel1.2, whole genome shotgun sequence genome:
- the CHD5 gene encoding chromodomain-helicase-DNA-binding protein 5 isoform X1 — MRGPLGTEEELPRLFADEMENEDEMSEEEDGGLEGFDDFFPEEPVSLPKKKKSKKLKDNRSKGTRKKKEGSNDELSENEEDLEEKSDSEGSDYSPNKKKKKKLKDKKEKKAKRKKKDDDEDDNDDGCLKEPKSSGQLMAEWGLDDVDYPFSEADYHTLTNYKAFSQFLRPLIAKKNPKIPMSKMMTVLGAKWREFSANNPFKGSSAAAAAAAVAAAVETVTIAPPLAISPQQAPQPVPVRKAKTKEGKGPGVRKKIKGSKDVKKKGKGRKVAGLKFRFGGVGSKRKKGSSSEEEQREGSDLDSASIHSASVRSECSALMGRKSKRRRQKKRIDDGDGYETDHQDYCEVCQQGGEIILCDTCPRAYHLVCLDPELEKAPEGKWSCPHCEKEGIQWEPKDDDDEEEEGGCEEEEDDHMEFCRVCKDGGELLCCDACPSSYHLHCLNPPLPEIPNGEWLCPRCTCPPLKGKVQRILHWRWTEPPAPFMVGLPGSDVEPGVPPPKPLEGIPEREFFVKWAGLSYWHCSWVKELQLELYHTVMYRNYQRKNDMDEPPPFDYGSGDEDGKSEKRKNKDPLYAKMEERFYRYGIKPEWMMVHRILNHSFDKKGDVHYLIKWKDLPYDQCTWEIDDIDIPYYDNLKQAYWGHRELMLGEDARLPKRLVKKGKKLKDDKQEKPPDTPIVDPTVKFDKQPWYIDSTGGTLHPYQLEGLNWLRFSWAQGTDTILADEMGLGKTVQTIVFLYSLYKEGHSKGPYLVSAPLSTIINWEREFEMWAPDFYVVTYTGDKESRSVIRENEFSFEDNAIRSGKKVFRMKKEVQIKFHVLLTSYELITIDQAILGSIEWACLVVDEAHRLKNNQSKFFRVLNSYKIDYKLLLTGTPLQNNLEELFHLLNFLTPERFNNLEGFLEEFADISKEDQIKKLHDLLGPHMLRRLKADVFKNMPAKTELIVRVELSQMQKKYYKFILTRNFEALNSKGGGNQVSLLNIMMDLKKCCNHPYLFPVAAVEAPVLPNGSYDGSSLVKSSGKLMLLQKMLKKLRDEGHRVLIFSQMTKMLDLLEDFLEYEGYKYERIDGGITGGLRQEAIDRFNAPGAQQFCFLLSTRAGGLGINLATADTVIIYDSDWNPHNDIQAFSRAHRIGQNKKVMIYRFVTRASVEERITQVAKRKMMLTHLVVRPGLGSKSGSMTKQELDDILKFGTEELFKDDVEGMMSQGQRPVTPIPDVQSSKGGALAASAKKKHGSTPPGDSKDVEDSSVIHYDDAAISKLLDRNQDATDDTELQNMNEYLSSFKVAQYVVREEDGVEEVEREIIKQEENVDPDYWEKLLRHHYEQQQEDLARNLGKGKRVRKQVNYNDASQEDQEWQDELSDNQSEYSIGSEDEDEDFEERPEGQSGRRQSRRQLKSDRDKPLPPLLARVGGNIEVLGFNARQRKAFLNAIMRWGMPPQDAFNSHWLVRDLRGKSEKEFRAYVSLFMRHLCEPGADGAETFADGVPREGLSRQHVLTRIGVMSLVRKKVQEFEHVNGKYSTPDLLPEGPEGKKPGEVISSDPNTPVPASPAHLLPAPLGLPDKMEAQLGYLEEKELGAQKPKKPPEIQALPTALDRAEGEDKHESSDGKERAREDRPEEMEKAQPSPEQLLKEEVLAEKEKILDKLELSLTHSRGDGSDFRPDDTKAEEKEPIETQQNGDKEEDEEGKREDKIGKFKFMFNIADGGFTELHTLWQNEERAAVSSGKIYDIWHRRHDYWLLAGIVTHGYARWQDIQNDPRYMILNEPFKSEIHKGNYLEMKNKFLARRFKLLEQALVIEEQLRRAAYLNMTQDPNHPAMALNARLAEVECLAESHQHLSKESLAGNKPANAVLHKVLNQLEELLSDMKADVTRLPSMLSRIPPVAARLQMSERSILSRLTNRAGDPTIQQGAFGSSQMYSNNFGPNFRGPGPGGIVNYNQMPLGPYVTDI, encoded by the exons GGGAGCAATGATGAGCTGTCGGAAAATGAAGAGGATCTGGAAGAGAAGTCGGACAGTGAGGGCAGCGACTACTCcccaaataaaaagaagaagaaaaaactcaaggacaagaaggagaaaaaagccaagcgaaaaaagaaagatgatgatGAGGACGACAACGATGACGGATGCCTCAAG GAGCCCAAGTCCTCGGGGCAGCTCATGGCCGAGTGGGGCCTGGATGACGTGGACTACCCGTTCTCGGAGGCCGACTATCACACGCTGACCAACTACAAAGCCTTCAGCCAGTTCCTCAG GCCACTCATCGCCAAGAAGAACCCGAAGATCCCCATGTCCAAAATGATGACCGTCCTGGGCGCCAAGTGGCGAGAGTTCAGCGCCAACAACCCCTTTAAGGGCAGCTCGGCGGCGGCAGCCGCAGCAGCGGTGGCCGCGGCCGTGGAGACGGTCACCATCGCGCCTCCGCTGGCCATCAGCCCCCAGCAGGCACCCCAGCCTGTGCCCGTCCGCAAGGCCAAGACCAAGGAGGGCAAGG GGCCTGGAGTGAGGAAGAAGATCAAAGGCtccaaggatgtgaagaaaaaggGCAAAGGGAGAAAGGTGGCCGGGCTCAAGTTCCGCTTCGGAGGGGTTGGCAGCAAGAGGAAGAAAGGCTCCTCG AGTGAGGAGGAGCAGCGGGAGGGGTCGGACTTGGACAGTGCCAGCATCCACAGCGCCTCCGTGCGCTCGGAGTGTTCTGCCCTGATGGGGAGGAAGAGCAAGAGGAGGCGCCAGAAGAAGAGAA TTGATGACGGTGATGGCTATGAGACGGACCACCAGGACTACTGTGAGGTGTGCCAGCAGGGTGGGGAGATCATCCTGTGCGACACCTGCCCGAGGGCCTACCACCTCGTCTGCCTGGACCCAGAGCTGGAGAAAGCTCCGGAGGGCAAGTGGAGCTGTCCCCACTGT GAGAAGGAGGGGATCCAGTGGGAGCCGAAGGACGACGAcgacgaggaggaggagggcggctgcgaggaggaggaggacgaccACATGGAGTTCTGCCGCGTGTGCAAGGACGGCGGCGAGCTGCTCTGCTGCGACGCCTGCCCCTCCTCCTACCACCTGCACTGCCTCAACCCGCCGCTGCCCGAGATCCCAAACGGTGAATGGCTCTGCCCGCGCTGTACT TGTCCCCCGCTGAAGGGCAAAGTCCAGCGGATCCTGCATTGGAGGTGGAcagagcccccagcccccttCATGGTGGGGCTGCCGGGGTCCGACGTAGAGCCTGGCGTTCCACCACCCAAGCCCCTAGAGGGCATCCCGGAGAGAGAGTTTTTTGTCAAGTGGGCTGGGCTCTCCTACTGGCACTGCTCCTGGGtgaaggagctgcag CTGGAGCTCTACCACACGGTGATGTATCGCAACTACCAAAGAAAGAACGACATGGACGAGCCACCGCCCTTTGACTATGGCTCTGGCGATGAGGATGGCAAGAGcgagaaaaggaagaacaaagaccCCCTCTATGCCAAGATGGAGGAGCGCTTCTACCGCTACGGCATCAAGCCCGAGTGGATGATGGTCCACCGCATCCTGAACCACAG CTTCGACAAAAAGGGGGATGTGCATTACCTGATCAAGTGGAAGGACCTGCCCTACGACCAGTGCACCTGGGAGATTGACGACATTGACATCCCCTACTACGACAACCTGAAGCAGGCCTACTGGGGCCACAG GGAATTGATGCTGGGGGAGGACGCCAGGCTGCCCAAGAGGCTGGTCAAGAAGGGCAAGAAGCTGAAGGACGACAAACAGGAGAAGCCCCCGGACACGCCCATTGTGGAT CCCACGGTCAAGTTTGACAAGCAGCCGTGGTACATCGACTCCACGGGCGGCACACTGCACCCGTACCAGCTGGAGGGCCTTAACTGGCTGCGCTTTTCCTGGGCCCAGGGCACCGACACCATCCTGGCCGATGAGATGGGTCTGGGCAAGACAGTGCAGACCATCGTCTTCCTCTACTCCCTGTACAAGGAG GGCCACTCCAAGGGGCCCTACCTGGTCAGTGCGCCCCTGTCCACCATCATCAACTGGGAACGTGAGTTTGAGATGTGGGCGCCCGACTTCTACGTGGTCACCTACACGGGGGACAAGGAGAGCCGCTCTGTGATCCGGGAGAACGAGTTTTCGTTTGAGGACAATGCCATTCGGAGTGGGAAGAAGGTGTTCCGGATGAAG aaAGAAGTGCAGATCAAATTCCATGTCCTGCTCACCTCCTACGAGCTCATCACCATCGACCAGGCCATCCTGGGCTCCATTGAGTGGGCCTGCCTCGTGGTGGATGAGGCCCACCGGCTCAAGAACAACCAGTCCAAG TTCTTTAGGGTCCTGAACAGCTACAAGATCGATTACAAGCTGCTGCTGACGGGGACCCCCCTTCAGAACAACCTGGAGGAGCTCTTCCACCTGCTCAATTTCCTGACTCCAGAGAGGTTCAA CAacctggagggcttcctggaggagtttGCCGACATCTCCAAGGAAGACCAGATCAAGAAGCTGCATGACCTGCTGGGGCCGCACATGCTAAGGCGGCTCAAGGCTGATGTGTTCAAGAACATGCCGGCCAAGACTGAGCTGATCGTCCGCGTGGAACTGAGCCAGATGCAGAA GAAGTACTACAAGTTCATCCTCACGCGGAACTTCGAGGCGCTGAACTCCAAGGGGGGTGGGAACCAGGTGTCGCTGCTCAACATCATGATGGACCTGAAGAAGTGTTGCAACCACCCTTACCTCTTCCCAGTGGCCGCTGTG GAGGCCCCTGTCCTGCCCAATGGCTCCTATGATGGCAGCTCTCTGGTCAAGTCTTCAGGGAAGCTCATGTTGCTGCAGAAGATGCTCAAGAAACTTCGGGACGAAGGGCACCGTGTACTTATCTTCTCCCAG ATGACCAAGATGCTGGACCTcctggaggacttcctggagTATGAGGGCTACAAATATGAGCGGATTGATGGTGGCATCACCGGGGGCCTCCGGCAAGAGGCGATTGACAGATTCAACG CCCCTGGGGCCCAGCAGTTCTGCTTCCTCCTCTCGACCCGGGCAGGTGGTCTGGGCATCAACCTGGCCACGGCGGACACGGTCATCATCTACGACTCAGACTGGAACCCGCACAACGACATCCAG GCCTTCAGTCGCGCCCACCGCATCGGGCAGAACAAGAAGGTGATGATCTACCGCTTCGTGACGCGGGCCTCGGTGGAGGAGCGTATCACGCAGGTGGCCAAGCGCAAGATGATGCTAACCCATCTGGTGGTGCGGCCTGGCCTGGGCTCCAAGTCCGGCTCCATGACCAAGCAGGAGCTGGACGACATCCTCAAGTTCGGCACAGAGGAGCTCTTCAAGGACGACGTGGAGG GCATGATGTCTCAGGGCCAGAGGCCCGTCACGCCCATCCCTGACGTCCAGTCCTCCAAAGGGGGAGCCCTGGCCGCCAGCGCGAAGAAAAAGCACGGCAGCACCCCGCCAG GTGACAGCAAGGACGTGGAGGACAGCAGTGTGATCCACTATGATGATGCGGCCATCTCCAAGCTACTGGACCGCAACCAAGACGCCACGGACGACACGGAGCTGCAGAACATGAACGAATACCTGAGCTCCTTCAAGGTGGCGCAGTACGTCGTGCGCGAGGAGGACGGCGTG GAGGAGGTGGAGCGGGAGATCATCAAGCAGGAGGAGAACGTGGACCCCGACTACTGGGAGAAGCTGCTCCGGCACCACTACGAGCAGCAGCAGGAGGACCTGGCCCGCAACCTGGGCAAAGGCAAGCGCGTCCGCAAGCAGGTCAACTACAACGACGCCTCCCAGGAGGACCAGG AGTGGCAGGACGAGCTCTCAGACAACCAGTCCGAATACTCCATTGGATCCGAGGATGAGGACGAGGACTTTGAAGAAAGGCCGGAAGGGCAGA GTGGACGGCGACAATCCAGGAGGCAGCTGAAGAGCGACAGGGACAAGCCCCTGCCCCCGCTTCTCGCCCGGGTTGGCGGCAACATTGAG GTGCTGGGCTTCAACGCCCGACAGCGGAAGGCCTTTTTGAACGCCATCATGCGCTGGGGCATGCCCCCCCAGGACGCCTTCAACTCCCACTGGCTGGTGCGGGACCTTCGCGGGAAGAGTGAGAAGGAGTTTAG agcctaTGTGTCCCTCTTCATGCGGCACCTGTGTGAGCCGGGGGCTGACGGCGCGGAGACCTTCGCAGACGGTGTGCCCCGCGAGGGCCTCTCCAGGCAGCACGTGCTCACGCGCATCGGGGTCATGTCACTAGTTAGGAAGAAG gtTCAGGAGTTTGAGCACGTCAATGGGAAGTACAGCACCCCGGATTTGCTCCCTGAGGGGCCCGAGGGCAAGAAGCCAGGCGAGGTCATCTCCTCGGATCCCAACACACCGGTGCccgccagccctgcccaccttcTGCCTGCCCCGCTGGGCCTGCCAG ACAAAATGGAAGCCCAGCTGGGCTACTTGGAAGAAAAGGAGCTGGGGGCGCAGAAGCCAAAGAAGCCCCCAGAAATCCAG GCCCTGCCAACTGCCCTGGACAGAGCGGAGGGTGAGGACAAGCATGAGAGCTCGGATGGCAAGGAGAGGGCCCGAGAGGATCGACCGGAGGAGATGGAGAAGGCCCAGCCCTCCCCAGAGCAGCTGCTGAAAG AAGAAGTGCTTGCTGAGAAGGAGAAGATTCTGGACAAGTTGGAGCTGAGCTTGACTCACAGCAGAGGCGATGGCAGTGATTTCAGGCCAG ATGACACCAAAGCCGAGGAGAAGGAGCCCATTGAAACACAGCAAAATGGTGACAAAGAGGAAGatgaggaggggaagagggaggacaAGATCGGGAAGTTCAAGTTCATGTTCAACATTGCAGACGGGGGCTTCACAG AGCTACACACACTGTGGCAGAACGAGGAACGTGCTGCTGTGTCCTCGGGGAAAATCTACGACATCTGGCACCGGCGCCATGACTACTGGCTGCTGGCGGGCATCGTGAC GCACGGCTATGCCCGTTGGCAGGACATCCAGAACGACCCGAGATACATGATCCTCAACGAGCCCTTCAAGTCCGAGATCCACAAGGGCAACTACCTGGAGATGAAGAACAAGTTCCTGGCGCGCAGGTTCAAG ctgctGGAGCAGGCGCTGGTCATCGAGGAGCAACTCCGGAGGGCCGCGTACCTCAACATGACCCAGGACCCCAACCACCCCGCCATGGCCCTCAATGCCCGCCTGGCCGAGGTGGAGTGCCTTGCCGAGAGCCACCAGCACCTGTCCAAGGAGTCCCTCGCCGGGAACAAGCCTGCCAATGCCGTCCTGCACAAGG tccTGAACCAGCTGGAGGAGCTGCTGAGCGACATGAAGGCGGATGTGACGCGCCTGCCCTCCATGCTGTCCCGCATCCCCCCGGTGGCTGCCCGTCTCCAGATGTCAGAGCGCAGCATCCTGAGCCGCCTGACCAACCGAGCCGGGGACCCCACCATTCAGCAG GGCGCTTTCGGCTCTTCCCAGATGTACAGCAACAACTTTGGGCCCAACTTCCGGGGCCCTGGACCGGGAGGGATTGTCAACTACAACCAGATGCCCCTGGGGCCCTATGTGACCG ATATCTAG